The proteins below come from a single Gemmatimonadaceae bacterium genomic window:
- a CDS encoding efflux RND transporter periplasmic adaptor subunit, protein MTNNRQPTGFRRFEMQGQQTTALAIVTATLALTLAACGGPREHAAVREAEAAQPAGTAYVLRDTTIAATQEATAIAEPFAQATLSTKLMATVTAVLVKEGDAVRAGQPLVRIDARDLDAKRRQVQAGIAGAEAMYREAELMANRMRALYADSAAPKAQLDAAEAGLARAQAGVGAARAGESEIDAVAGYSVVRAPFAGTVTQRFVDPGAFAAPGAPLVTVQDNRSLRIAATVSPAVAAKVARGARVAVTVEGVAATATVEGVVPAAGGSLYTVNAVVANRDGSLLSGGAARLMVGAGTRQALLVPSGALRREGDLVGVTVTSGGATTTRWIRTGAMVGDRVEVLAGLAAGDTVRVPNGSTRE, encoded by the coding sequence ATGACCAATAATCGACAGCCAACCGGTTTCCGGAGATTCGAGATGCAGGGACAGCAGACGACCGCGCTGGCCATCGTGACGGCGACGCTTGCGTTGACGCTGGCGGCGTGCGGGGGACCGCGCGAGCATGCGGCCGTTCGCGAGGCGGAGGCCGCGCAGCCCGCGGGCACGGCCTACGTGCTGCGCGACACCACCATCGCGGCGACGCAGGAAGCGACCGCGATCGCCGAGCCGTTCGCGCAGGCGACGCTGAGCACCAAGCTCATGGCGACGGTCACCGCGGTCCTCGTGAAGGAAGGGGATGCGGTGCGCGCCGGCCAGCCGCTGGTGCGCATCGACGCGCGCGACCTCGACGCGAAGCGCCGGCAGGTGCAAGCAGGGATAGCCGGCGCCGAGGCGATGTATCGCGAGGCGGAGCTGATGGCGAACCGGATGCGGGCGCTGTATGCCGACAGCGCCGCCCCCAAGGCCCAACTCGACGCAGCCGAGGCGGGGCTGGCGCGGGCGCAGGCCGGAGTGGGCGCGGCGCGCGCCGGTGAGTCGGAGATCGATGCCGTGGCGGGCTACTCCGTGGTACGCGCCCCGTTCGCGGGAACGGTGACCCAGCGTTTTGTCGATCCCGGCGCGTTCGCCGCGCCGGGCGCGCCGCTGGTCACGGTGCAGGACAATCGCTCGTTGCGCATCGCCGCGACGGTATCGCCGGCGGTTGCGGCGAAGGTCGCGCGCGGTGCCCGTGTGGCGGTGACGGTGGAAGGCGTTGCGGCGACGGCGACGGTGGAGGGGGTCGTCCCGGCGGCCGGGGGGAGCCTCTACACCGTGAATGCAGTCGTCGCCAATCGTGACGGCTCGCTGCTGAGCGGCGGCGCGGCGCGCCTCATGGTTGGCGCCGGGACTCGTCAGGCGCTCCTCGTCCCCAGCGGCGCGCTGCGTCGCGAGGGCGACCTCGTGGGGGTGACGGTCACGAGCGGCGGCGCGACGACGACGCGCTGGATCCGGACCGGGGCGATGGTGGGCGACCGCGTCGAGGTCCTGGCCGGGTTGGCCGCGGGCGACACGGTGCGCGTGCCTAACGGCTCGACGAGGGAGTAA